From a region of the Marinitoga sp. 1197 genome:
- a CDS encoding AAA family ATPase: MRKKIPYGEQNFERVIMQNYYYIDRTKYIEKLESLNEKNIVFLRPRKFGKTLFLDTLAKYYDINYAGKFEKLFKNLYIGKNPTSLKSSYYILYMDFSGIQTENKEKLINSFKNKVIRSLDNFKNDYKLKIKIEKELTEPADILGSFLDGIKNEIRKPIYLLIDEYDHFANELLSFNLDLFKDSVTKHGFVRKFYEEIKKGTKTIIERLFMTGVSPIMLDSLTSGFNITKNKTIDIKFNEMLGFKEEEVKELLKYYDIYSEKLLKEMQENYNGYIFNINAKEKVYNPDMVFYFITEYFSEKKPPEKIIDDNIMSDYKKVQNLFSLGELLGVKIDKNNKKELTEKEKQEAKESPKKIIGKLLNEILLTGRTTLPELTTMFNPGKRIEIKDIKSLLFYLGFMTFEKK; the protein is encoded by the coding sequence ATGAGAAAAAAAATACCATATGGAGAACAAAATTTTGAAAGAGTAATAATGCAGAATTATTATTACATAGATAGAACAAAATATATAGAAAAATTAGAATCATTAAATGAAAAAAATATAGTGTTTTTAAGGCCAAGAAAATTTGGAAAAACATTGTTCTTAGATACACTTGCAAAGTATTATGATATCAATTATGCAGGGAAATTTGAAAAATTATTTAAAAACTTATACATAGGAAAAAATCCAACATCGTTAAAAAGCAGTTATTATATCTTGTATATGGACTTTTCTGGAATACAAACAGAAAATAAAGAAAAATTAATAAATAGTTTTAAAAATAAAGTTATACGTTCTCTTGATAATTTTAAAAATGATTATAAATTAAAAATAAAAATAGAAAAAGAACTAACAGAACCAGCAGATATTCTTGGCTCATTTCTTGACGGAATAAAGAATGAAATAAGAAAACCAATATACTTATTAATAGACGAATATGATCATTTTGCAAATGAATTATTGAGTTTCAATCTTGATTTATTCAAAGACAGCGTAACAAAACATGGATTTGTAAGGAAATTCTATGAAGAAATAAAAAAAGGAACAAAAACAATAATAGAAAGACTATTCATGACAGGAGTAAGTCCAATAATGTTAGACTCATTAACCAGTGGATTTAATATAACTAAAAATAAAACAATAGATATAAAATTCAACGAGATGCTTGGATTTAAAGAAGAAGAAGTAAAAGAATTATTGAAATATTATGACATATATTCAGAAAAATTATTAAAAGAAATGCAGGAAAATTATAATGGATATATATTCAACATAAACGCAAAAGAAAAAGTATATAATCCAGACATGGTATTTTATTTTATAACAGAATATTTTTCAGAAAAAAAACCACCAGAAAAAATAATAGATGACAACATAATGAGCGATTACAAAAAAGTACAGAATTTATTTAGTCTTGGTGAATTACTTGGAGTAAAAATAGACAAAAACAACAAAAAAGAACTAACAGAAAAAGAAAAACAAGAAGCAAAAGAAAGTCCAAAAAAAATAATAGGGAAATTACTAAATGAAATACTATTAACAGGAAGAACAACATTACCAGAACTCACAACAATGTTCAACCCAGGAAAAAGGATAGAAATAAAAGATATAAAATCATTATTATTCTATCTTGGATTCATGACATTTGAAAAAAAAG
- a CDS encoding L7Ae/L30e/S12e/Gadd45 family ribosomal protein — protein MNEQKIINLLGFAARMRKIIFGKDNIREYIRNPKRKSKFIIIASDVGESIKEETIKKCKTYKVPYVLLKNFSKIDLGRSLGKEEISVVGVLDENIVKGIKDVVNAGGDSIV, from the coding sequence ATGAATGAACAAAAAATTATAAATTTATTAGGTTTTGCTGCTCGAATGCGAAAAATAATTTTTGGAAAAGATAATATAAGAGAATATATTAGAAATCCAAAGAGAAAATCAAAATTTATTATTATAGCTTCAGATGTTGGTGAATCAATAAAAGAAGAGACTATAAAAAAATGTAAGACATATAAAGTTCCTTATGTTTTGTTAAAAAACTTTTCTAAAATAGATTTAGGAAGATCTCTTGGTAAAGAGGAAATTAGCGTGGTAGGTGTGTTAGATGAAAATATAGTTAAAGGAATTAAGGATGTAGTGAATGCTGGAGGTGATTCAATTGTCTAA
- the infB gene encoding translation initiation factor IF-2: protein MSKTRVYQLAKELGFQAKDFLEELKDLGYNLKSHMSSLEDEDVKTIKEYYKEKLNKNKKKEEIKKEEFKKEEVKKEEVKKESKFDKKDKHKKNDKKHIQKKSKNEKTKYKEQKKDDDEIKEIKVKKSELKLDILAQKLGKGQNDIIKEFFMKGKVLRPGQALTEDQAEEIAMMFNALLEITEEKIENQKKHLDKVDPEEVLKERWAKLYEEKADKLIERAPVVTIMGHVDHGKTTLLDNIRNTKVAEKEAGGITQSIGAYQVNYEGKKITFIDTPGHEAFTEMRARGAQATDIVVLIIAADDGVMPQTIEAYNHAKNANVPIIVAINKIDKPNANIDLTKQQMVAKLNLIPEDWGGDTITVPISAKAGQGIDELLEMILLVSEMQEIKCYPEGLARGVIIESKLDKFLGPVATTIIKDGNLKVGDYFVAGSTFGKVRRMIDPNGKNVKAAGPSDPVQILGFEEVPDMHSILYGVKTLHEAREYVEKKKALEEKVVQKRHIRLEDALRMMREDGEQKTLNIILKADTFGSLEALKNAIAKLKNPEIELQVIHGGIGAITKSDIMLATASDAVVLGFRVKADSGAVKYAEHENIQIKRYDIIFNLIDDLKKALQGMLEPEEKEEITGSGEVKQVFKIKKVGNIAGIQLKEGYVERDGGVRLYRQGKLVYDGKIESLRHYKDEVKRIDAPKECGIKILNFDDINDGDEMEFYRFIQVERTLEFGKKDE from the coding sequence TTGTCTAAGACGCGGGTATATCAATTAGCTAAAGAATTGGGGTTTCAGGCTAAAGATTTTTTAGAAGAATTAAAAGACTTAGGATACAATTTAAAAAGCCATATGTCTTCATTGGAAGATGAAGATGTTAAAACAATAAAAGAATATTATAAAGAGAAATTAAATAAAAATAAGAAAAAAGAAGAAATAAAAAAAGAAGAGTTCAAAAAAGAAGAAGTCAAAAAAGAAGAAGTCAAAAAAGAAAGCAAATTTGATAAAAAAGATAAACATAAAAAAAATGATAAAAAACATATTCAGAAAAAATCAAAAAATGAAAAGACAAAATATAAAGAACAAAAGAAAGATGATGATGAAATAAAAGAAATAAAAGTTAAAAAATCTGAGTTAAAATTAGATATATTAGCTCAGAAGTTGGGAAAAGGGCAAAACGATATTATAAAAGAATTTTTTATGAAAGGTAAAGTCTTAAGACCTGGTCAAGCATTAACAGAAGATCAAGCCGAAGAAATCGCTATGATGTTTAATGCATTACTGGAAATAACTGAAGAAAAGATTGAGAATCAGAAGAAACACTTGGACAAAGTAGATCCAGAAGAAGTTTTAAAAGAAAGATGGGCAAAATTATATGAAGAAAAAGCAGATAAACTCATAGAAAGAGCTCCAGTTGTTACTATTATGGGACATGTTGACCACGGTAAAACCACGTTACTTGATAATATAAGAAATACAAAAGTTGCTGAAAAAGAAGCTGGAGGTATTACACAGTCTATAGGTGCTTATCAGGTTAATTATGAAGGTAAAAAAATAACATTTATTGATACCCCTGGACACGAAGCTTTTACAGAAATGAGAGCAAGAGGAGCACAAGCTACAGACATAGTTGTTTTAATAATCGCGGCAGATGACGGAGTAATGCCTCAAACAATAGAAGCATATAACCATGCAAAAAATGCTAATGTACCAATAATTGTAGCTATTAACAAAATAGATAAACCAAATGCTAATATAGATTTAACAAAACAACAAATGGTTGCAAAATTAAATCTAATACCTGAAGATTGGGGCGGTGACACAATAACTGTGCCAATTTCTGCAAAGGCAGGTCAGGGAATAGATGAATTATTGGAAATGATATTGCTTGTTTCAGAAATGCAGGAAATAAAATGTTATCCAGAAGGTTTAGCTCGTGGGGTTATTATAGAAAGTAAATTAGATAAGTTTTTAGGGCCAGTTGCAACAACTATAATAAAAGATGGAAATTTAAAAGTTGGAGATTATTTTGTTGCTGGTAGTACATTTGGAAAGGTTAGAAGGATGATAGATCCAAATGGTAAGAATGTCAAAGCTGCCGGACCTTCAGATCCAGTTCAAATATTAGGTTTTGAAGAAGTCCCTGATATGCATTCAATATTATATGGAGTAAAAACTCTACATGAAGCAAGAGAATATGTTGAGAAGAAAAAGGCTCTTGAGGAAAAAGTTGTTCAGAAAAGGCATATAAGACTTGAAGACGCTTTGAGAATGATGAGAGAGGATGGGGAACAAAAAACATTAAATATAATTTTGAAAGCTGATACATTTGGTTCGTTAGAAGCGTTAAAGAATGCTATTGCAAAACTTAAAAATCCTGAAATAGAATTGCAAGTTATTCACGGTGGAATTGGTGCAATAACAAAAAGTGATATTATGCTTGCAACAGCCTCTGATGCCGTTGTTTTAGGATTTAGAGTAAAAGCAGATAGTGGAGCGGTAAAATATGCAGAACACGAAAATATACAAATCAAAAGATATGATATTATATTTAATTTAATAGATGATTTAAAGAAGGCCTTACAGGGTATGTTAGAACCTGAAGAAAAAGAGGAAATTACAGGTTCTGGTGAAGTAAAACAGGTATTTAAAATAAAAAAAGTCGGAAATATAGCCGGGATACAGTTAAAGGAAGGTTATGTTGAAAGAGACGGCGGGGTTAGATTATACAGACAGGGTAAATTGGTTTATGATGGCAAAATAGAATCATTAAGACATTATAAGGATGAAGTAAAGAGAATAGATGCTCCAAAAGAATGTGGCATAAAAATACTGAATTTTGATGATATTAACGATGGCGATGAAATGGAATTTTATAGATTTATTCAAGTGGAAAGAACTCTGGAATTTGGAAAAAAGGATGAATAA
- a CDS encoding DegT/DnrJ/EryC1/StrS family aminotransferase codes for MSNSLTVPLSSASLTDAEKRIINKIFDRKRLALGSYLNKFEEIMKNYFKVKEAIAVNSGTSALHLILKALNIKENNGMIVTPFTFIASANVALFERAHPVFIDIDPYNYNIDLDKIEESIKDSNHPIYRRINKLNDINFFMGVDIFGQPIDWDKALVLCKKNNWKVIEDSCEAIGAKYKGKYAGTFGEAGTFAFYPNKQITTGEGGMIVTDNFELAKLCRSMANQGRGDSEEWLEHVRLGYNYRMDELSAGLGYIQMKRLDEILEKREQVAKNYYQLFKDDNRVILPKIEEYTTKMSWFVFVVRLSIDWISEFIDIPEYVKNGNIPLYIDAEDRKNWRNLLKEIKSITYNVINRLNMKGIQSKNYFSPVHLQKFYRELYGYEEGDYPVTELISSLTIAIPFYTDLTIDKQRYVVQMLKKILNEFKK; via the coding sequence TTGAGTAATTCCTTAACTGTTCCGCTTTCTTCTGCTAGTTTAACAGATGCAGAAAAAAGAATAATAAATAAAATCTTTGATAGAAAAAGACTTGCACTTGGATCTTATTTGAATAAATTTGAGGAAATTATGAAAAATTATTTTAAAGTTAAAGAAGCAATAGCAGTTAATAGTGGGACATCAGCCTTGCATCTTATTTTAAAAGCTTTGAATATCAAAGAAAATAATGGTATGATTGTTACACCATTTACATTTATTGCTTCTGCAAATGTAGCGCTCTTTGAAAGAGCACATCCTGTATTTATTGATATAGACCCATATAATTATAATATCGATCTTGATAAAATAGAAGAGTCCATAAAAGATTCCAATCATCCAATATATAGACGAATAAATAAACTTAATGATATTAATTTTTTTATGGGTGTTGATATATTCGGGCAACCAATAGACTGGGATAAAGCTCTTGTATTATGTAAAAAAAATAATTGGAAAGTCATCGAGGATTCATGCGAGGCAATAGGTGCAAAATACAAAGGAAAATATGCAGGGACATTTGGTGAAGCGGGAACATTTGCATTTTATCCAAATAAACAAATTACCACAGGTGAAGGTGGTATGATTGTTACAGATAATTTCGAATTAGCAAAATTATGCCGTTCTATGGCAAATCAGGGAAGAGGAGATTCCGAAGAATGGCTGGAGCATGTAAGATTGGGATATAATTATAGAATGGATGAACTCTCAGCAGGGCTTGGATATATTCAAATGAAAAGATTGGATGAAATACTGGAAAAAAGAGAACAGGTTGCAAAAAATTATTATCAGTTATTTAAAGACGATAACAGAGTAATTTTACCTAAAATAGAAGAATATACAACAAAGATGAGTTGGTTTGTTTTTGTTGTAAGATTATCAATTGATTGGATTTCTGAATTTATTGATATTCCAGAATATGTAAAAAACGGAAATATACCTTTATATATAGATGCTGAGGATAGAAAAAATTGGAGAAATTTATTAAAAGAAATTAAAAGTATTACTTATAATGTAATAAATAGACTTAACATGAAAGGAATTCAATCTAAAAATTATTTTTCTCCTGTACATTTACAAAAATTTTATAGAGAATTATATGGTTATGAAGAAGGTGATTATCCGGTTACAGAACTGATATCATCATTAACTATAGCAATTCCATTTTATACTGATTTAACAATTGATAAACAAAGATATGTAGTACAAATGCTAAAAAAAATACTGAATGAGTTTAAAAAGTAG
- a CDS encoding nucleoside-diphosphate sugar epimerase/dehydratase — protein sequence MKKKIELMTIDYIIFLLSYFIALFFRFQTDFIEMQKYIYPVILFPIIMVLVMYYHRIYDHIWRFATLKEIKPIIYSSFSGYLLNFLIIEALRRLWFYNLVIPITVGFITALLGALLIIFSRVWWFSKQRNNNIQNNSNKKIIIIGAGEAGVELLDEFLRHPEYGKVIGFLDDDESKVGRKIRNINVLGKTDEVMSVVKKFEINEVIIAIPSATSEQLKNIIDRIDTKNVRLKTLPGIFEILNNKISLGFLRDVNIEDLLGRKEIKVNFEEIKYYITGKNVLITGAGGSIGSEICRQIAAFNPENLLILGRGENSIFHISKELKEKFPNLKIVEIISDVTNEYRIKHIFNRFNIDVVFHAAAHKHVPLMEKNPSEAFRVNAYGTYILAKNAIENGVKRFIFISTDKAINPTSIMGSSKRFGEIIIRSIARYSDTKFGIVRFGNVLGSRGSVVPIFKEQIEKGGPVTVTHPEMKRYFMTIPEAVALVLQAGAFSNKGEVFVLNMGEPVLIDKLAKDMIKLSGYIPDQDIEIVYTGIRPGEKLYEELFLDSEEFLKTKNERIFILKENNILNNLELIKLIEDIVKIFEENDFEMANRLIKNYIPEATSKIKYDIAY from the coding sequence ATGAAAAAGAAAATAGAATTAATGACTATAGATTATATAATTTTTCTTTTAAGTTATTTTATAGCATTATTTTTTAGATTTCAAACAGATTTTATTGAAATGCAAAAATATATATATCCCGTTATACTTTTTCCAATTATTATGGTTCTGGTAATGTATTATCATAGAATATATGATCATATATGGCGTTTTGCTACATTAAAAGAAATAAAACCCATCATTTATTCCTCGTTTTCAGGATATTTATTGAACTTTTTGATTATAGAAGCATTAAGAAGATTATGGTTTTATAATCTTGTAATACCCATTACTGTTGGTTTTATAACTGCATTACTAGGAGCTTTATTAATTATTTTCAGTAGAGTTTGGTGGTTTTCAAAGCAGAGAAATAACAACATCCAAAATAATTCAAATAAAAAGATAATTATAATAGGAGCTGGTGAAGCTGGTGTTGAACTTTTAGACGAATTTTTAAGACATCCTGAATATGGAAAAGTTATTGGTTTTTTAGATGATGATGAATCAAAGGTTGGTAGAAAAATAAGAAATATAAATGTACTTGGAAAAACCGATGAAGTAATGTCTGTTGTAAAAAAATTTGAAATCAATGAAGTAATTATAGCCATACCTTCCGCTACATCCGAGCAATTAAAAAATATAATAGATAGAATAGACACTAAAAATGTTAGATTAAAAACATTACCAGGAATTTTTGAAATACTAAATAATAAAATATCACTTGGTTTCTTAAGAGATGTAAATATAGAAGATTTATTGGGAAGAAAGGAAATAAAAGTAAATTTTGAAGAAATAAAGTATTATATAACGGGTAAAAACGTTCTTATCACCGGAGCAGGAGGAAGTATCGGATCAGAAATCTGCAGACAGATTGCTGCATTTAATCCTGAAAATTTGCTAATCTTAGGACGTGGAGAAAATAGTATTTTTCATATATCTAAAGAACTTAAAGAAAAGTTTCCAAACTTAAAAATAGTAGAAATTATAAGTGATGTAACTAATGAATATAGGATAAAACATATATTTAATAGATTTAATATTGATGTTGTGTTTCATGCTGCAGCACACAAACATGTTCCTTTAATGGAAAAAAATCCTTCAGAAGCATTCAGGGTTAATGCATATGGAACATATATACTTGCTAAAAATGCTATAGAAAATGGAGTAAAACGCTTTATTTTTATATCAACAGATAAAGCAATTAATCCAACATCAATAATGGGAAGTTCAAAAAGATTTGGAGAAATAATAATCAGATCTATAGCAAGATATTCTGATACAAAATTTGGAATTGTGAGATTTGGAAACGTTTTAGGAAGTAGAGGGAGTGTTGTTCCTATATTCAAAGAACAGATAGAAAAGGGCGGACCGGTTACAGTAACACACCCTGAAATGAAAAGATATTTTATGACAATTCCTGAGGCGGTTGCATTAGTACTGCAGGCTGGAGCCTTTTCAAATAAAGGCGAAGTATTTGTTTTAAATATGGGAGAGCCTGTATTGATAGATAAATTGGCAAAGGATATGATAAAACTTTCGGGGTATATTCCTGATCAGGATATAGAAATTGTGTATACAGGTATTCGTCCAGGAGAAAAATTATATGAAGAATTATTTTTAGATTCTGAAGAATTTTTAAAAACAAAAAATGAAAGAATCTTTATATTAAAAGAAAACAATATATTAAATAACTTAGAATTGATAAAACTTATCGAAGATATAGTAAAAATATTTGAAGAAAACGATTTTGAAATGGCAAATAGATTGATAAAAAACTATATACCAGAAGCAACATCAAAAATAAAATATGATATAGCTTATTGA
- a CDS encoding glycosyltransferase family 4 protein, with the protein MLYLTVFLLSVAITYIMIPIAKKFDIVDKPDENLKIHQKVTPYLGGVSIYLSSIWFIKDIRFIIFGTLMLILGLMDDIYNVSPKFRLFSELIGIVLTLIPFYNSIGVIYFIILTILGVTLINAVNMIDGMDGICGGNTLFVILFLSIISKHFDYVYIVMAIIGFLIFNFYPAKIFLGDAGSYFLGYTIFYLTVIMVSNHGFGGFAISVIVSTLFYTDIFFSFLRRVLNNRSPFSGDRDHIYDKIKRKYNTTIKKTAIITYIFSFLFGIIGIISWDYPYVGLGLAIIEFLFLGIYLKLYSYD; encoded by the coding sequence ATGTTGTACTTAACCGTTTTTTTATTATCTGTAGCAATTACCTATATTATGATACCTATTGCAAAAAAATTTGATATCGTGGATAAACCAGATGAAAATTTAAAAATACATCAAAAAGTTACACCGTATCTTGGAGGAGTATCTATATATTTATCAAGTATATGGTTTATAAAAGATATTAGATTTATTATTTTTGGAACATTGATGTTAATTTTGGGATTAATGGATGATATATATAATGTTTCTCCAAAATTCAGATTGTTTAGCGAGCTTATAGGAATTGTATTGACATTGATACCTTTTTATAACTCTATTGGTGTAATATATTTTATTATATTGACGATACTTGGAGTTACTTTAATAAATGCTGTTAATATGATAGATGGTATGGATGGAATTTGTGGAGGAAATACGCTATTTGTTATATTATTTTTAAGTATAATTTCAAAACATTTTGATTACGTATATATAGTTATGGCTATTATTGGCTTTTTAATATTTAATTTTTATCCCGCAAAAATTTTTCTTGGTGATGCAGGTTCGTACTTTTTAGGATATACTATATTCTATTTAACTGTTATAATGGTTTCAAATCATGGTTTTGGCGGTTTTGCAATTTCTGTAATAGTTTCAACGTTATTTTATACAGATATATTTTTCAGTTTTTTGAGACGAGTCCTGAACAATCGTTCTCCATTTTCTGGAGATAGAGATCATATTTATGATAAAATAAAAAGAAAATATAATACCACTATAAAAAAAACTGCAATAATTACATATATTTTTTCATTTTTATTTGGTATAATTGGAATTATAAGTTGGGATTACCCTTATGTTGGATTAGGATTGGCAATAATCGAATTTTTATTTTTAGGAATATATTTAAAGTTATATTCCTATGATTAA
- a CDS encoding phosphoenolpyruvate carboxykinase (ATP): protein MATKSFFTRDEISYKNPIFSKIRTTIETAFYGNNVIKVDSPKEAYKLAKNSPGTIVTDINVYKPELLALDEGTKILIFNDGAITGRYAAGRKIIGEPGVDEEKYAEIIREAVYKTRFKKMYHAISFTGLHEDFIVKNHLLIPEGHENILYNWLLNFQPLTVDFIKIYEKSRVLNEGDIYIFSDPDWKHPDFPLGLSFFDPQHNCAAILGMRYFGEFKKGTLTLGWGTANRNGYASCHGGLKKYTLKDNENYVAAFFGLSGSGKSTLTHAKHNGKYDITVLHDDAFIISMADGSTISLEPSYFDKTADYPANSEDNKYLLTIQNCGATLDEEGRIIPVTEDIRNGNGRALKSKLWSPNRVYKIEEPINAIFWLMKDPVLPPIVKINDPILASTLGATLATKRTSAEKLAEGIDPNALVFEPYANPFRTYALSEDYYSFKKLFEKGIQCYILNTGYFMNNKITKEITLSVIEQVVEGKAEFKKWAEGMEIMEVDGFIPDMNDKNYISNFINSMKRRIEFIKSRETERGGIDKLPSECSETIENLINVCKKNKKELLEE from the coding sequence TTGGCAACAAAAAGTTTTTTTACCAGAGATGAAATATCATATAAAAATCCAATATTTTCAAAAATAAGAACTACTATTGAAACTGCTTTTTATGGAAATAATGTAATAAAGGTTGATTCTCCAAAAGAAGCTTACAAACTGGCTAAAAATTCACCTGGAACAATTGTTACAGATATTAATGTTTACAAACCAGAATTATTGGCCCTTGATGAAGGAACAAAAATATTGATATTTAATGATGGTGCAATTACAGGAAGATATGCTGCAGGAAGAAAAATAATTGGAGAACCTGGTGTTGACGAAGAAAAATATGCAGAAATAATTAGAGAAGCTGTTTATAAAACAAGATTTAAGAAAATGTACCATGCTATATCCTTTACAGGATTACATGAAGATTTTATAGTTAAAAACCATTTGTTAATACCGGAAGGACATGAGAATATTTTATATAATTGGTTATTGAATTTTCAACCATTAACCGTTGACTTTATAAAAATTTATGAAAAATCCAGAGTCCTGAATGAAGGCGATATATATATTTTTTCTGATCCTGATTGGAAACATCCTGATTTTCCGTTGGGATTATCTTTTTTTGATCCACAACATAATTGTGCTGCAATATTGGGTATGAGATATTTTGGAGAATTTAAAAAAGGAACTTTAACTCTTGGATGGGGAACTGCTAATAGGAATGGTTATGCATCATGTCATGGAGGGCTAAAAAAATATACCCTAAAAGATAATGAAAATTATGTTGCTGCATTTTTTGGACTGTCTGGTTCAGGAAAGTCTACACTAACTCATGCAAAACATAATGGTAAATATGATATAACCGTTTTACATGACGATGCTTTTATAATTTCAATGGCCGATGGATCAACAATATCGTTAGAACCTTCATATTTTGATAAAACGGCTGATTACCCTGCAAATTCCGAAGATAACAAATATCTTTTGACTATACAAAATTGTGGAGCAACATTAGATGAGGAAGGAAGAATAATTCCAGTAACAGAAGATATAAGAAATGGTAATGGTCGAGCATTAAAATCAAAATTATGGTCTCCAAATAGGGTATATAAAATAGAAGAACCTATAAATGCTATATTCTGGTTGATGAAAGATCCGGTATTACCACCTATAGTAAAAATAAATGATCCAATATTGGCGTCAACTCTTGGAGCAACATTGGCCACCAAAAGAACATCTGCAGAAAAATTGGCTGAAGGAATTGATCCCAATGCTCTTGTATTTGAACCATATGCTAATCCATTTAGAACATATGCGTTGTCTGAAGATTATTACAGCTTCAAAAAATTATTTGAAAAAGGGATACAATGCTATATTCTTAACACGGGATATTTTATGAACAATAAAATTACAAAAGAGATAACCTTATCTGTTATAGAGCAAGTAGTAGAAGGGAAGGCAGAATTTAAAAAATGGGCAGAGGGAATGGAAATAATGGAGGTTGATGGATTTATACCAGATATGAACGATAAAAACTATATTTCAAATTTTATAAATTCAATGAAAAGAAGAATTGAATTTATAAAATCTCGGGAAACAGAAAGAGGCGGAATAGATAAATTGCCTTCTGAGTGCAGTGAAACAATAGAAAATTTAATCAATGTATGTAAAAAAAATAAAAAAGAGTTATTGGAGGAATAA
- a CDS encoding MFS transporter, whose protein sequence is MEPLAIYITFTNFFTSFFKSYFKPLIPFFMEYFNVNEPKIFVMMASILTLVSSFSQIFFGYIADKSNKKLVFLYLSVLITMVPILFLGYTKSIWFLFVIFLIGYLGSAAQEPLGAGISGTIGKEKSTTLAIYMVGGTFGYALGPIFITFFVSHYNLKNATYIGIIGILIYTVLFYFAYNYFKTHKHLKPKNKKAKFFESFRDFKYIAPIWFLTIHRAFISIMFRSYVPIKSRMLGYDLTIGGLLVTLGFLAGTFSNLLGAKLEEKKGVKFINLLYFSAFSILVFLFSASENIWILAISYILADAFMFLTMSVNVHYAQQLLPENKSFASGALMGFTRAIGNVLITIYSFFFGNNVAFILNSLWIFGIFGIILTIILIKNK, encoded by the coding sequence ATGGAACCGTTAGCAATATATATAACATTTACCAATTTTTTTACAAGTTTTTTTAAATCTTATTTTAAACCTTTGATTCCATTTTTTATGGAGTATTTTAATGTAAATGAACCAAAAATTTTTGTAATGATGGCATCGATTTTAACTCTGGTGTCCTCTTTCAGTCAAATTTTTTTTGGATATATTGCTGATAAATCAAATAAAAAACTCGTTTTCTTATATTTATCAGTATTAATAACAATGGTTCCTATATTATTTTTAGGTTATACAAAGTCGATATGGTTTTTATTTGTGATATTTTTAATTGGATATCTTGGAAGTGCTGCTCAAGAACCTCTTGGAGCAGGTATTAGTGGAACTATTGGAAAAGAAAAGAGTACTACACTTGCTATTTATATGGTAGGCGGAACATTTGGATATGCACTGGGTCCTATATTTATAACCTTTTTTGTCAGTCACTATAATTTGAAAAATGCTACATATATTGGAATCATCGGAATTCTAATTTATACAGTATTATTCTACTTCGCATATAATTATTTCAAAACTCATAAACATTTAAAACCCAAAAATAAAAAAGCAAAATTTTTTGAAAGTTTTAGAGATTTTAAATATATTGCTCCTATATGGTTTTTAACCATACATAGAGCTTTTATTAGCATAATGTTTAGATCGTATGTTCCGATAAAATCTAGAATGCTTGGATATGATCTGACAATAGGGGGACTTTTAGTAACATTAGGATTTCTTGCAGGAACATTTTCAAATTTATTAGGTGCTAAATTAGAAGAAAAAAAAGGAGTTAAATTTATAAATCTATTATATTTTTCTGCTTTTTCCATACTGGTATTTTTATTTTCAGCCTCTGAAAACATATGGATACTTGCAATTTCATACATTCTGGCTGATGCATTTATGTTTTTGACTATGTCAGTAAATGTTCATTATGCACAACAATTATTACCTGAAAATAAAAGCTTTGCATCAGGAGCATTAATGGGATTTACCAGAGCAATAGGAAATGTTTTGATCACAATATATTCGTTCTTCTTTGGGAACAATGTGGCATTTATTTTAAATAGCCTATGGATATTCGGTATTTTTGGAATAATATTAACTATAATATTAATAAAAAACAAATAA